From the genome of Meriones unguiculatus strain TT.TT164.6M chromosome 17, Bangor_MerUng_6.1, whole genome shotgun sequence:
cgcCAGGCTCTTCAGATCCTAGCTCCCCTTGCTTTCCTAATCATGCTCTTCTCTCCCAAGCCAACACCCCCGTACCTGACTCTGGGCTCTGTCTCAGCCAGGAGCCCCACTCACTTCCCAGATCCCGTGCCTGTCATTCTGGAACACGACTGTTCCATCCTGCCTCCCCGTTCCCTCCCATCTTCAGTTGGGTTTGTGCATTTGATCACTCCTgttcaccttctctctctctctctctctctctctctctctctctctctctctctctctttctctctctccttctcattctccctcttcctctttctccttcctcccccttctctctgccccccccttctccctgccctctctgcctctctttatcTCAACTCTTCCTTCTGTCTGGCTCTGTCTCCCTCCACCTCACCCCTGCCTTGCTTGgacattctttctttctgtctcccctgtcCGCATGGCCTTTCTTACAGGGGAGCCTCCACCTCGCCCACCTCAGCCTGCCATCTTCACTCAGAGTAAGTGGGGCTGCTCAGGGTGCCTTGGCCCCTGCCCCcgccctctctctcctctcacctctcctctcctggAAGGTACAGAGCCCCTGGTGGCTGGCTTTGTGGAGGGGGAAGCGGGTGTGTGCTGTGAGCTTTTGCTGCTGAATCGGCCTGGCATGCCCGCCTCCCTGATCTGTACCCTCAAAGCCTGGCCTTGATCTGCTCTGCTGTGGCTTGGCCAGGCTCACGCTCTTTCAGGCCTACAGAGGTTGTGTCTGTGATATGGTGGTAGCTATCAGGAGCCCTGTCCTCTGAGGGAAGTTCCCGTCGGCCCGAGTCTGCAATAATGGTTTGCCACAGTGAGGCGGGGTGACAGATTACTAAACAGGAGCGAGGGGTTCAGGGCTCTTGTGTTCTGGAACGTCAGAGCCAGGTGCGAGCGGAGTGTTGCTTGTTCTAGCTTAGGTAGAGTTGGGAGGTCTCTCCAGCCCACGCTGAGGCCTGAAGGCAGAGAGAAggttctgccctgtttgagtggCATCGGCTATGCTCTTGACAGCAGGGGCTAACCTGAAGGGGAGTTGGTAGTGGGTAGTTGGGGGGGGTGATACTTGGCTTTCTTTCATACATCCTACCTTTCCTTGTCCCCCATTTATATCATCTGACACTATTCCCCTTTTGGGGTctccccccactttttttttttttttttctttttaatcacagAGCCAACGTATGACCCTGTGAGTGAGGACCAAGACCCCCTGGCCAGCGACTTTAAGAGGCTTGGCCTGAGGAAGCCAGGCCTGCCCCGAGGGCTGTGGCTAGCAAAGCCCTCAGCCCGGGTGCCAGGCACCAAGGCAGGCCGCAGCAGTGGGGGCGAGGTCACGCTCATAGACTTTGGCGAGGAGCCCGTGGTCCCAGCCCCACGGCCCTGCGCGCCCTCCTTGGCACAATTGGCCATGGATGCCTGCTCCTTGCTGGACAAGACACCGCCACAGAGCCCCACACGGGCACTGCCACGACCTTTACATCCCACACCCGTAGTAGACTGGGACGCCCGTCCgctgcccccaccccctgcctACGACGATGTGGCCCAAGATGAGGATGACTTTGAGGTCTGCTCTATCAACAACACCCTAGTGGGTGCAGGGCTCCCTCCTGGGCCCAGCCAGGGCGAGACCAATTACGCCTTTGTGCCTGAGCAGGCACAGCTGCCCCCTGCCCTGGAGGATAACCTGTTCCTTCCACCCCAGGGTGGAGGCAAGCCACCCAGTTCGGCCCAGACGGCAGAGATTTTCCAGGCACTGCAGCAGGAGTGCATGCGGCAGCTCCAGGTCCCCACCGGCCAGCTGACCCCCTCCCCTACCCCAGGGGGTGATGACAAGCCCCAGGTGCCACCCCGGGTACCTATCCCCCCTCGGCCCACACGTTCCCGAGTGGGGCTGTCTCCAGCTCCCTCGGGTGAGGAAGAGACAAGTCAGTGGCCTGGACCTGCCTCCCCTCCCCGGGTGCCTCCTcgggagcccctgtcccctcaaGGTTCGAGGACCCCGAGTCCCCTAGTGCCACCTGGCAGCTCTCCACTACCACACCGGCTTTCTAGCTCACCCGGAAAGACCATGCCCACCACCCAAAGCTTCGCCTCAGACCCGAAGTATGCCACGCCACAAGTGATCCAGGCTCCTGGCTCACGGGCTGGCCCCTGCATCCTGCCCATTGTCCGTGATGGCAGGAAGGTCAGCAGTACTCACTACTACCTGCTGCCCGAGCGCCCCCCTTACCTGGAGCGCTATCAGCGCTTCCTGCAGGAGGCCCAGAGCCCCGAAGAGCCGGCCTCCCTGCCTGTGCCCCTACTGCTGCCCCCACCCAGTACCCCAGCCCCTGCTGCCCCCACTGCCACCGTTCGACCCATGCCTCAGGCTGCCCCAGACCCAAAGGCCAACTTCTCCACCAATAACAGCAACCCAGGGGCCCGGCCACCAGCCCCGAGGGCCACTGCTCGGCTGCTGCAGAGGGGCTGCCCGGGTGACGGGCAAGAGGCTGCCCGGCCAGCAGACAAGGTCCAGATGGTGAGTGCCAGGCCCACTTCCACGTGAAGGGCAGGGGTCTGAGGGACCCAGAGGAATGGGCCCAAGTGGTGCTGATGGGTGGGTGTGCCCAGCTGCAGGCCATGGTGCATGGGGTGACCACAGAGGAGTGCCAGGCGGCCCTGCAGAGCCACAGCTGGAGTGTGCAGAGGGCTGCCCAGTATCTGAAGGTACCATCACTTCCTGCCTGCTCTGGCAGGGGCCCCGAAAGCTGGCTTTGCTGCACCTGACCCTGCCCGCTGGCTCTGAGTCTCATGCCCTCATTCTGTCCTAATACCCCTTGGCCTCAATGTGTCCCACGGCACCACCACCCTCTGCCCCTCAGGTGGAGCAGCTCTTTGGGCTGGGTCTTCGGCCACGAGGGGAGTGCCACAAAGTCCTGGAGATGTTCGACTGGAACCTAGAACAAGCTGGCTGCCACCTCCTGGGTTCCTGTGGCCCTGCCCACCACAAGTGAGTGAGCCGCACGCCGTGCCCACCACCCCGGAGGCTGTCTCTGGGGTGTACCAGTGTGGGGAAGGGCCTGAGGGCCACAGGTAGCCAGGGACTCCCCAGCTGGAAGGGGGGAGGGCAGGGGCAGGGCCCGAGAGGCAGGCGGTTTTTCTGGAAAAGAACTGTCCTAAATGAGTTCACTTAGACCTTTAGGCACTTGGTTTTTACCATGAATTGATGAGTGAAAGAGGAAACGGGGACCCTGGGTGAAGGAAGCCAGTTTCCTTAGCTCCTCTTTAGCTGCCCAAGTGCTTCATGGAACACCATTCTAGTCCTGAATATTTACCtgatagatggttatgagccaccatatgggtgctgggaattgaactcaggacctctgaaagagcagagagctcttaactgctgagccatctctccagtcccagtccTAAGTGTtgaaccaattttttttttcctacctcttTCACCATACTTCTGTTTAAAGTACCAGTCAATAATAGAAGTGcaggagaacctgagtttgaatccccagaaccatGTAAAAGCTGGATGCATAATAGCTCGGGCATCCTTTGTAATCCCATTGCTCTTATggagagatgggaggcagagacagaataaCCCCCAAAAGTCGAAGGGCAGCCAGCCTGGCATACAGTAGCAGACACACATCAAGCCCCAAAGTGGTGGAAACGGGCAGAGTGTGAGAACAGGATCATCCCAGGAAGCAAGCATGGCTGGGTACCGGGAGGCAGGTGCCTGAGAGGGGTCTTCCAGTCTGTGCTGCTTTCATGGTACAACTTCGTGCACTAATCAGAAGCAATCAGAAACACAGGGGGAGAGGGCTGGAGCCTTCGGACACACTGGACAGTCTTTACTAAGCTGTAGGGTCCCTGATTTGCATCCCGAGAAGCAAATCCTCTTGTCCTTAGATACTCCAGCACGTGGTGGTACTATTTTCTTAAGGCCTAGTGTATCAAAAGCACTTTAGGGTAAGCTCTAAAATTGTTGCctgaaatgagttttttaatctGTTGAATGGTACCTAAAGGCGGTCACTCCCTGTTTAACCAGCCCTTGTTGATGGGTGAACTTTTTGCTTATTTCCTCCTTCAGACGCTGACGGTTGACTGGAGAGCAATGGTCTGCCCTAAAGGAACCATTTGAGTCTGTCTGTGGGACAGGGTGGAGAGATGCCCTGTCTCAGGCCTGACGACCCACTGCTGCCTGCTGCTCCCAGCAGACAGAGTGAGACCGAGGCAGCAGGAGGCTGCGAGCCCCACCTTGCCCACCTCACTCACCCACCCAGCGCTGTCTGCACACCTTGGTTCAGCCCTCAGAGCCCCAGCCAAGAGGTGGGAAGGAGCCTTGTGAAGACAAGACGGGAAGCTGCctggcaggcctgtgtgtgaccCGCCTCTGGCTCCAGATCAAGGCTGGGCTAGTGGCTAGAGTGTGCCCCGGGCTTTCCCTTGGGGGACTGGACTGAGAGGAAGCCAGGCTTGACTTGGACAAGAAGGATGTGTTGGCCACACAGAAGGGTGGGCCAGCACCCAACAGGCCCTCCTCAGGGCTGGCCCTTTTGCCGGGGAGCCCCTGTAGGCATTTGGAGTGTTGGACAGAATGTGACCCTCGGCTTCACTGTGAACTTGTGGGCTTGGCCGGTCTTAGGATCTTGTACCTGTAAACAGCCTGAAGTGGCTCAGGAGTAGAGAAAAGGTGCCAGGATCTTCCCTGGCAGGGACCAGGGCCCAAGGCCCCAGGCTTGGAAGGAGACCCCAGGGGCACCAGTAGTTTCCTGTTTGACCCCTGCCCTTCCCCTGTTGTTGTTCGATGTGTTCCCATCAGCCTCTCTTGCCAAAGTCGCCGCCCCAGCTATGGATACTTGCTTCTTCCAGAGAAATAAAGTTCGTTTCTATTTTATGTTACTTGCTTGTGCTTGCCTGTTTCTTTGCGCATGCCCTCCCAGCTCCACGGAGTGCTGCTGTCCAGAGCAAGCAGCCTTTTATCCCCACCTATAGGTGAAGGACGGAAGTGCGCCCTGGAGATCCTTTCCCTGTGCCCTCACTGAGCTAGCCCACATCTTGGACTGAGATCGCTGCGGTTTTTGTTCCATGGACTTCTGTAGGGCAGGCCACACTTCAGGAGACAGTCTAATAGTCAGTGAGCTGGAGCTAGGCCAGAAATCACCCGGGGCTTCAGTAGGCACAATCATTTGAATTTTGCTTCTCTGAGTAACTTGTTCATGTGGTACTGAATTCAGAAGGTGCCAGCGGGTACCCAGCAAAGCATCCACGCCAGATGTCCCCTCTCctcatcctctctgcctttgtcATCTATTCCTTGtgaattctccccccccccccgcccttttTTTGAAACATTTCACAggactttggtttggtttgcgGTCCTTAGCGGTTACAGCCGTTGTGACAGTAGGCTGGGTAGATGGGCTCTCCCCTACCAGTGAGACCGGGTGAGGCGTCCTGGGCGGTGAGCTCTGGGGTGATGATGGAGGCTGTGGAACTCGTTATTCGGTGGTTGTACCAGCAACGAGAGCTGGGCTGGCCGTGTGCTAACCAGCTCCCTGATCTTCCCAGAAGCTGCCTGGTGGTGAATTGTggtgggattttgttttgttttattttctgtttgttttgcatGCCTCTCACTTAAGAGTAAGTAGACTTCTGAAAAAGTAAGCTGCGGTGGTGAGacggctgtagagatggctcggTGCTTAAAACTACTGCCCTTGCGGTTCCCAGCCCCTACCTGGCGGCTTACGACCATCTCTAGGCCACAGGGGGTCTGACACTTGACCTCTGcgatcacacacacatgcagtgagcgcacgtatgtgtgtgcaggCGAAAGTGTTCCTACACTTAAAATGAAAATACCTTTTAAAGTGCTTTAAGATGTCGCAGTGATAAGAGCATCCTCTGAGCAAGCATGGGACCTGGGTTCGCATCCTCAGTGCCACTGTGAAGTAAGTGAATAAAATGTCAGCCCAAGTCAGCAGTGGTAGTTCATGTctgatctcagcattcaggaagccaCGGCAGGAGCATCGTCACtgattccaggtcagcctggcctggccttcatcatgagatgctgtctcaaaaagaaacagaaaagaggccaGCTACATGACTCGTGAAAGGTGTTTACTGTGCCGGCCTGGTAACCTGAAGctgattcctggaacccatggtggacagagagagagagctggctcccaaaagctgtcctctgaccttcacattcgAACCCCCACACACAGCAATAACAAGAAAGCAGTAAAGCCATTTGTTCACTTTCTACGAATTACCCATAGATATCCTTACCTCTTTTTAGAAGTAAGACTAGTAATCAGTTTCTTGCCGATCTTCAGGAAGCTACTAGATCCAGGAAGCCCCTTTGAATCCCGCAGATTATGTAAGCTTTGGGACAGTAAATCCACAGCTGGGATTCGTTAAAGACAGCAGGAACGAGGCATGGCGGTGCGGCCAGTGAAGGCAAGCGGGAGCGGAGGCAGAACCGAGCTCGCGGTCTAATGTTCCGTGACAAGCCCCATTTGAAAGCAAGCACACAGACCCACTGAGGTGCTGTGCTGGGTCGCTCTTTGACCGCAGCAGGCTAGAAGCACAGCACCTCTGAGGGGTGGAACCTTCAGATCCAACCACGCTGCAGCTAAGCAAGGGGCTGGCGGCCTGTGCCCAGTGGGCGCGTCCTACAGAGTTCTGAAGGCACAAGCCGCAGACCTCAGGCAGATGCCCTCCCAGGCATCTGTTCTTCACCCTCTGAAAAGAGGGAGTGCTGGcaagtgtgggtatgtgtgtggttGCGTGTGAGTGTCTATGTGAtggagtatgtatgtgtggtgtgtggcgTGCATGATAGAGTGTGTGTGTAGTTGACTGTGTGAGTGTGCTTGTATGATAGtgtatgtggtggtggtggtggtggtgtatgtgtgtgtgtgtgttgtgtgtgtggatgAAGAAAAAGTTGCCTGCACCAGGAACAGGAGCCCCATGTCACACTAGGCAATGCGTGTGGTCCTTTtgtcatgcagattttaattatataattagtTGCTAAATGATGTCTTCAAGAATCATGAAAAAGATGCCCAGAATCTAGAGCTCAACTTGTTTTCTAGAGCCCTGGCCTGGACAGGGGGAGACTTGTTGGTTAAAAGATAGAAGGAATTCCTCAAACTCTTAAAAATAGTTGTTAGTCATATCATAAATGGGAAAAACCAAGCTGTGTTGGGCTTagtgtcttctgttgttgttcttcATCTCAGAAATGTCATTTCACCTGGGCCGGCGAGCTGGCTCAGTAGTTGAGGAGTTTATACTGATCCGGCCAGAGCTGAGTTAGGCTCCCAACACCACATACAGAGACTTAcagctgcttgtaactccagctgcgGCGGACCCAaactctcttctggtctccacaggccccCGCACTCATGTATACACCCACACCTAGACGCATAggcatcattaaaaaaaaaaagccaggcatgatggcacctacctttaacctcagcacttgggaggtagaggcaagtttgaggccagcttggtctacagattaaggtccaggtcagtcaaggctacatagtgagactcttaacaaacaaaccaccacactctttgaaagagggagaaggcttgaacaatggctgctcttccagaggacaccgGTTCAATTCTAAGCACCCACAAGGCATCTCACAattgtctggaactccagttccagggcatctggtcCACTCCTGGCCTCTTCTGACCCATTCACATGAGATAATACAAATAAGTGCCTTTAGCTTGGTCTTTCCGATCTTCCGGAGGGGAAGAGCCGCTTTGCCTGGGGAAGATGGCTGTGGGCTCTGGAggtcaggaaggcagagaggacATTTTGTCTAGTTCACAGCCATGGTAAAGCACCCACCAAAGGGATCCTGCCTGTTCCTACGAATCAGCAGCTTAACATCAAACCTCAGCTACTCCAGTAGGAGTCCAGATAGGACCAGTCTGTGTCCTACTATACCCATTTTCCCTTCACCCTCCCCTTGACAACaaagtgggttttttgttgttgttgttgttattgttacatCCAGAGATATTTTACAGATCAATTTTCAACTCCATTTaagaagacttaaaaaaaaaaaaagatgattgcTGTGTGAGTTGCCAGCACCTAAGAATCTTTTTGTTGTAGCGACTGCATTTTAGGAGGCTATTGCAGGGACAGGACGCCAGAGCAGCCGCAGCTCTCCAGGGATCAGGAGCGCAGTGCCCTCTTCCTGCTGTGTTCCCTAAGCTCCAGGGCCAGGTCGGTCGGCCTGCCAGCTCTCGCGGGCGGCTCTGTGTGTAGCAA
Proteins encoded in this window:
- the Tnk2 gene encoding activated CDC42 kinase 1 isoform X2: MPAARRFPGLELSFPLLARLRRRLYTRLGSSSMQPEEGTGWLLELLSEVQLQQYFLRLRDDLNITRLSHFEYVKNEDLEKIGMGRPGQRRLWEAVKRRKAMCKRKSWMSKVFSGKRLEAEFPPHHSQNTFRKPSPTPGALAGEGTLQSLTCLIGEKDLRLLEKLGDGSFGVVRRGEWDSPAGKTVSVAVKCLKPDVLSQPEAMDDFIREVNAMHSLDHRNLIRLYGVVLTPPMKMVTELAPLGSLLDRLRKHQGHFLLGTLSRYAVQVAEGMGYLESKRFIHRDLAARNLLLATRDLVKIGDFGLMRALPQNDDHYVMQEHRKVPFAWCAPESLKTRTFSHASDTWMFGVTLWEMFTYGQEPWIGLNGSQILHKIDKEGERLPRPEDCPQDIYNVMVQCWAHKPEDRPTFVALRDFLLEAQPTDMRALQDFEEPDKLHIQMNDVITVIEGRAENYWWRGQNTRTLCVGPFPRNVVTSVAGLSAQDISQPLQNSFIHTGHGDSDPRHCWGFPDRIDELYLGNPMDPPDLLSVELSTSRPTQHLGRVKREPPPRPPQPAIFTQSKWGCSGCLGPCPRPLSPLTSPLLEEPTYDPVSEDQDPLASDFKRLGLRKPGLPRGLWLAKPSARVPGTKAGRSSGGEVTLIDFGEEPVVPAPRPCAPSLAQLAMDACSLLDKTPPQSPTRALPRPLHPTPVVDWDARPLPPPPAYDDVAQDEDDFEVCSINNTLVGAGLPPGPSQGETNYAFVPEQAQLPPALEDNLFLPPQGGGKPPSSAQTAEIFQALQQECMRQLQVPTGQLTPSPTPGGDDKPQVPPRVPIPPRPTRSRVGLSPAPSGEEETSQWPGPASPPRVPPREPLSPQGSRTPSPLVPPGSSPLPHRLSSSPGKTMPTTQSFASDPKYATPQVIQAPGSRAGPCILPIVRDGRKVSSTHYYLLPERPPYLERYQRFLQEAQSPEEPASLPVPLLLPPPSTPAPAAPTATVRPMPQAAPDPKANFSTNNSNPGARPPAPRATARLLQRGCPGDGQEAARPADKVQMAMVHGVTTEECQAALQSHSWSVQRAAQYLKVEQLFGLGLRPRGECHKVLEMFDWNLEQAGCHLLGSCGPAHHKR
- the Tnk2 gene encoding activated CDC42 kinase 1 isoform X6, with protein sequence MLALFKSLTAGFGRLGSSSMQPEEGTGWLLELLSEVQLQQYFLRLRDDLNITRLSHFEYVKNEDLEKIGMGRPGQRRLWEAVKRRKAMCKRKSWMSKVFSGKRLEAEFPPHHSQNTFRKPSPTPGALAGEGTLQSLTCLIGEKDLRLLEKLGDGSFGVVRRGEWDSPAGKTVSVAVKCLKPDVLSQPEAMDDFIREVNAMHSLDHRNLIRLYGVVLTPPMKMVTELAPLGSLLDRLRKHQGHFLLGTLSRYAVQVAEGMGYLESKRFIHRDLAARNLLLATRDLVKIGDFGLMRALPQNDDHYVMQEHRKVPFAWCAPESLKTRTFSHASDTWMFGVTLWEMFTYGQEPWIGLNGSQILHKIDKEGERLPRPEDCPQDIYNVMVQCWAHKPEDRPTFVALRDFLLEAQPTDMRALQDFEEPDKLHIQMNDVITVIEGRAENYWWRGQNTRTLCVGPFPRNVVTSVAGLSAQDISQPLQNSFIHTGHGDSDPRHCWGFPDRIDELYLGNPMDPPDLLSVELSTSRPTQHLGRVKREPPPRPPQPAIFTQSKWGCSGCLGPCPRPLSPLTSPLLEEPTYDPVSEDQDPLASDFKRLGLRKPGLPRGLWLAKPSARVPGTKAGRSSGGEVTLIDFGEEPVVPAPRPCAPSLAQLAMDACSLLDKTPPQSPTRALPRPLHPTPVVDWDARPLPPPPAYDDVAQDEDDFEVCSINNTLVGAGLPPGPSQGETNYAFVPEQAQLPPALEDNLFLPPQGGGKPPSSAQTAEIFQALQQECMRQLQVPTGQLTPSPTPGGDDKPQVPPRVPIPPRPTRSRVGLSPAPSGEEETSQWPGPASPPRVPPREPLSPQGSRTPSPLVPPGSSPLPHRLSSSPGKTMPTTQSFASDPKYATPQVIQAPGSRAGPCILPIVRDGRKVSSTHYYLLPERPPYLERYQRFLQEAQSPEEPASLPVPLLLPPPSTPAPAAPTATVRPMPQAAPDPKANFSTNNSNPGARPPAPRATARLLQRGCPGDGQEAARPADKVQMLQAMVHGVTTEECQAALQSHSWSVQRAAQYLKVEQLFGLGLRPRGECHKVLEMFDWNLEQAGCHLLGSCGPAHHKR
- the Tnk2 gene encoding activated CDC42 kinase 1 isoform X3, whose amino-acid sequence is MRVPCAPCTYVAIPDISLRRLGSSSMQPEEGTGWLLELLSEVQLQQYFLRLRDDLNITRLSHFEYVKNEDLEKIGMGRPGQRRLWEAVKRRKAMCKRKSWMSKVFSGKRLEAEFPPHHSQNTFRKPSPTPGALAGEGTLQSLTCLIGEKDLRLLEKLGDGSFGVVRRGEWDSPAGKTVSVAVKCLKPDVLSQPEAMDDFIREVNAMHSLDHRNLIRLYGVVLTPPMKMVTELAPLGSLLDRLRKHQGHFLLGTLSRYAVQVAEGMGYLESKRFIHRDLAARNLLLATRDLVKIGDFGLMRALPQNDDHYVMQEHRKVPFAWCAPESLKTRTFSHASDTWMFGVTLWEMFTYGQEPWIGLNGSQILHKIDKEGERLPRPEDCPQDIYNVMVQCWAHKPEDRPTFVALRDFLLEAQPTDMRALQDFEEPDKLHIQMNDVITVIEGRAENYWWRGQNTRTLCVGPFPRNVVTSVAGLSAQDISQPLQNSFIHTGHGDSDPRHCWGFPDRIDELYLGNPMDPPDLLSVELSTSRPTQHLGRVKREPPPRPPQPAIFTQSKWGCSGCLGPCPRPLSPLTSPLLEEPTYDPVSEDQDPLASDFKRLGLRKPGLPRGLWLAKPSARVPGTKAGRSSGGEVTLIDFGEEPVVPAPRPCAPSLAQLAMDACSLLDKTPPQSPTRALPRPLHPTPVVDWDARPLPPPPAYDDVAQDEDDFEVCSINNTLVGAGLPPGPSQGETNYAFVPEQAQLPPALEDNLFLPPQGGGKPPSSAQTAEIFQALQQECMRQLQVPTGQLTPSPTPGGDDKPQVPPRVPIPPRPTRSRVGLSPAPSGEEETSQWPGPASPPRVPPREPLSPQGSRTPSPLVPPGSSPLPHRLSSSPGKTMPTTQSFASDPKYATPQVIQAPGSRAGPCILPIVRDGRKVSSTHYYLLPERPPYLERYQRFLQEAQSPEEPASLPVPLLLPPPSTPAPAAPTATVRPMPQAAPDPKANFSTNNSNPGARPPAPRATARLLQRGCPGDGQEAARPADKVQMLQAMVHGVTTEECQAALQSHSWSVQRAAQYLKVEQLFGLGLRPRGECHKVLEMFDWNLEQAGCHLLGSCGPAHHKR
- the Tnk2 gene encoding activated CDC42 kinase 1 isoform X11 — protein: MGERSAYQRLAGGEEGQQRLGSSSMQPEEGTGWLLELLSEVQLQQYFLRLRDDLNITRLSHFEYVKNEDLEKIGMGRPGQRRLWEAVKRRKAMCKRKSWMSKVFSGKRLEAEFPPHHSQNTFRKPSPTPGALAGEGTLQSLTCLIGEKDLRLLEKLGDGSFGVVRRGEWDSPAGKTVSVAVKCLKPDVLSQPEAMDDFIREVNAMHSLDHRNLIRLYGVVLTPPMKMVTELAPLGSLLDRLRKHQGHFLLGTLSRYAVQVAEGMGYLESKRFIHRDLAARNLLLATRDLVKIGDFGLMRALPQNDDHYVMQEHRKVPFAWCAPESLKTRTFSHASDTWMFGVTLWEMFTYGQEPWIGLNGSQILHKIDKEGERLPRPEDCPQDIYNVMVQCWAHKPEDRPTFVALRDFLLEAQPTDMRALQDFEEPDKLHIQMNDVITVIEGRAENYWWRGQNTRTLCVGPFPRNVVTSVAGLSAQDISQPLQNSFIHTGHGDSDPRHCWGFPDRIDELYLGNPMDPPDLLSVELSTSRPTQHLGRVKREPPPRPPQPAIFTQKPTYDPVSEDQDPLASDFKRLGLRKPGLPRGLWLAKPSARVPGTKAGRSSGGEVTLIDFGEEPVVPAPRPCAPSLAQLAMDACSLLDKTPPQSPTRALPRPLHPTPVVDWDARPLPPPPAYDDVAQDEDDFEVCSINNTLVGAGLPPGPSQGETNYAFVPEQAQLPPALEDNLFLPPQGGGKPPSSAQTAEIFQALQQECMRQLQVPTGQLTPSPTPGGDDKPQVPPRVPIPPRPTRSRVGLSPAPSGEEETSQWPGPASPPRVPPREPLSPQGSRTPSPLVPPGSSPLPHRLSSSPGKTMPTTQSFASDPKYATPQVIQAPGSRAGPCILPIVRDGRKVSSTHYYLLPERPPYLERYQRFLQEAQSPEEPASLPVPLLLPPPSTPAPAAPTATVRPMPQAAPDPKANFSTNNSNPGARPPAPRATARLLQRGCPGDGQEAARPADKVQMLQAMVHGVTTEECQAALQSHSWSVQRAAQYLKVEQLFGLGLRPRGECHKVLEMFDWNLEQAGCHLLGSCGPAHHK
- the Tnk2 gene encoding activated CDC42 kinase 1 isoform X5: MRSWSRSLSPAYIERLGSSSMQPEEGTGWLLELLSEVQLQQYFLRLRDDLNITRLSHFEYVKNEDLEKIGMGRPGQRRLWEAVKRRKAMCKRKSWMSKVFSGKRLEAEFPPHHSQNTFRKPSPTPGALAGEGTLQSLTCLIGEKDLRLLEKLGDGSFGVVRRGEWDSPAGKTVSVAVKCLKPDVLSQPEAMDDFIREVNAMHSLDHRNLIRLYGVVLTPPMKMVTELAPLGSLLDRLRKHQGHFLLGTLSRYAVQVAEGMGYLESKRFIHRDLAARNLLLATRDLVKIGDFGLMRALPQNDDHYVMQEHRKVPFAWCAPESLKTRTFSHASDTWMFGVTLWEMFTYGQEPWIGLNGSQILHKIDKEGERLPRPEDCPQDIYNVMVQCWAHKPEDRPTFVALRDFLLEAQPTDMRALQDFEEPDKLHIQMNDVITVIEGRAENYWWRGQNTRTLCVGPFPRNVVTSVAGLSAQDISQPLQNSFIHTGHGDSDPRHCWGFPDRIDELYLGNPMDPPDLLSVELSTSRPTQHLGRVKREPPPRPPQPAIFTQSKWGCSGCLGPCPRPLSPLTSPLLEEPTYDPVSEDQDPLASDFKRLGLRKPGLPRGLWLAKPSARVPGTKAGRSSGGEVTLIDFGEEPVVPAPRPCAPSLAQLAMDACSLLDKTPPQSPTRALPRPLHPTPVVDWDARPLPPPPAYDDVAQDEDDFEVCSINNTLVGAGLPPGPSQGETNYAFVPEQAQLPPALEDNLFLPPQGGGKPPSSAQTAEIFQALQQECMRQLQVPTGQLTPSPTPGGDDKPQVPPRVPIPPRPTRSRVGLSPAPSGEEETSQWPGPASPPRVPPREPLSPQGSRTPSPLVPPGSSPLPHRLSSSPGKTMPTTQSFASDPKYATPQVIQAPGSRAGPCILPIVRDGRKVSSTHYYLLPERPPYLERYQRFLQEAQSPEEPASLPVPLLLPPPSTPAPAAPTATVRPMPQAAPDPKANFSTNNSNPGARPPAPRATARLLQRGCPGDGQEAARPADKVQMLQAMVHGVTTEECQAALQSHSWSVQRAAQYLKVEQLFGLGLRPRGECHKVLEMFDWNLEQAGCHLLGSCGPAHHKR
- the Tnk2 gene encoding activated CDC42 kinase 1 isoform X1 → MPAARRFPGLELSFPLLARLRRRLYTRLGSSSMQPEEGTGWLLELLSEVQLQQYFLRLRDDLNITRLSHFEYVKNEDLEKIGMGRPGQRRLWEAVKRRKAMCKRKSWMSKVFSGKRLEAEFPPHHSQNTFRKPSPTPGALAGEGTLQSLTCLIGEKDLRLLEKLGDGSFGVVRRGEWDSPAGKTVSVAVKCLKPDVLSQPEAMDDFIREVNAMHSLDHRNLIRLYGVVLTPPMKMVTELAPLGSLLDRLRKHQGHFLLGTLSRYAVQVAEGMGYLESKRFIHRDLAARNLLLATRDLVKIGDFGLMRALPQNDDHYVMQEHRKVPFAWCAPESLKTRTFSHASDTWMFGVTLWEMFTYGQEPWIGLNGSQILHKIDKEGERLPRPEDCPQDIYNVMVQCWAHKPEDRPTFVALRDFLLEAQPTDMRALQDFEEPDKLHIQMNDVITVIEGRAENYWWRGQNTRTLCVGPFPRNVVTSVAGLSAQDISQPLQNSFIHTGHGDSDPRHCWGFPDRIDELYLGNPMDPPDLLSVELSTSRPTQHLGRVKREPPPRPPQPAIFTQSKWGCSGCLGPCPRPLSPLTSPLLEEPTYDPVSEDQDPLASDFKRLGLRKPGLPRGLWLAKPSARVPGTKAGRSSGGEVTLIDFGEEPVVPAPRPCAPSLAQLAMDACSLLDKTPPQSPTRALPRPLHPTPVVDWDARPLPPPPAYDDVAQDEDDFEVCSINNTLVGAGLPPGPSQGETNYAFVPEQAQLPPALEDNLFLPPQGGGKPPSSAQTAEIFQALQQECMRQLQVPTGQLTPSPTPGGDDKPQVPPRVPIPPRPTRSRVGLSPAPSGEEETSQWPGPASPPRVPPREPLSPQGSRTPSPLVPPGSSPLPHRLSSSPGKTMPTTQSFASDPKYATPQVIQAPGSRAGPCILPIVRDGRKVSSTHYYLLPERPPYLERYQRFLQEAQSPEEPASLPVPLLLPPPSTPAPAAPTATVRPMPQAAPDPKANFSTNNSNPGARPPAPRATARLLQRGCPGDGQEAARPADKVQMLQAMVHGVTTEECQAALQSHSWSVQRAAQYLKVEQLFGLGLRPRGECHKVLEMFDWNLEQAGCHLLGSCGPAHHKR